The following coding sequences lie in one Cannabis sativa cultivar Pink pepper isolate KNU-18-1 chromosome 5, ASM2916894v1, whole genome shotgun sequence genomic window:
- the LOC115715677 gene encoding 3-hydroxyisobutyryl-CoA hydrolase-like protein 1, mitochondrial isoform X1 translates to MQRLKKAASLLRQNLHCYGFHTHHRALSSVPHSASADVLDSQVLVEGKPWSRTAILNRPSALNALTAVMGTRLQKLYQCWENDPNIGFVVMKGRGRAFCAGGDIVSLYHFINKGKIEDCKEFFRSLYTFMYILGTYLKPHVAILNGITMGGGAGVSIPGMFRLATEKTVFATPETLIGFHPDAGASFYLSHLPGHLGEYLALTGEKLNGAEMVACGLATHYSHSSRVPLIEEQLGNLVTDDPSVIETTLENYGELIHPDSENGVLSRIEVVDKCFSHDTVEEIIDAMENEAARTKDAWCISTAKRLKEVSPLSLKVSLRSIREGRFQTLDQCLIREYRMSLQGVSKQISGDFTEGVRAKVVEKDLAPKWDPPTLGQVTEDMVDRYFSPLSEFEADLELPTNLREAFT, encoded by the exons ATGCAGAGGCTCAAGAAAGCAGCTTCATTACTACGACAAAATCTTCATTGTTATGGCTTCCATACCCATCACAGAGCCCTCTCTTCCGTGCCACACTCTGCTTCGGCCGATGTCCTTGACAGCCAA gTATTGGTTGAAGGGAAACCTTGGTCGAGAACTGCGATTCTCAATCGACCCTCAGCCCTCAATGCTCTCACTGCTGTAATG GGGACTAGGTTACAGAAACTATACCAATGCTGGGAAAATGACCCTAATATTGGCTTTGTAGTAATGAAG GGCCGCGGTAGAGCCTTCTGTGCCGGTGGGGATATCGTTTCTCTTTATCACTTTATAAACAAAG GGAAGATAGAAGATTGTAAGGAGTTCTTTAGGTCATTGTACACGTTTATGTACATACTTGGTACTTATTTGAAACcccat GTGGCTATTTTGAATGGAATTACAATGGGGGGTGGTGCTGGAGTATCAATCCCTGGGATGTTTCGTCTTGCAACAGAAAAAACT GTTTTTGCTACCCCTGAAACTCTGATTGGTTTTCACCCTGATGCTGGAGCATCTTTTTATCTCTCGCATCTACCTGGTCACTTAG GCGAGTACTTGGCTTTAACAGGAGAAAAACTCAATGGAGCAGAAATGGTTGCTTGTGGGCTTGCTACACACTATTCACATAGCTCA AGAGTTCCTttaattgaagaacaacttGGGAATTTAGTAACTGATGATCCTTCAGTGATTGAAACAACCTTAGAAAACTATGGTGAACTTATCCATCCAGACTCAGAGAATGGTGTCCTCAGCAG GATTGAAGTAGTTGACAAGTGTTTCAGCCATGATACTGTTGAAGAAATCATTGATGCTATG GAGAATGAAGCAGCTAGAACGAAGGATGCATGGTGCATTTCCACTGCGAAGAGACTAAAAGAAGTTTCACCATTGAGCTTGAAGGTTTCATTGAGATCG ATACGAGAAGGTAGATTTCAGACTCTTGATCAATGCTTGATTCGGGAATATCGAATGTCATTGCAGGGGGTATCTAAGCAGATTTCAGGGGACTTTACGGAG GGGGTTCGGGCAAAGGTAGTGGAGAAAGATTTGGCACCAAAG
- the LOC115715680 gene encoding LOW QUALITY PROTEIN: sucrose-phosphate synthase 4 (The sequence of the model RefSeq protein was modified relative to this genomic sequence to represent the inferred CDS: inserted 2 bases in 1 codon), producing MARNEWINGYLEAILDMGKKGDGKLNNIAKFEVKEKDHQDKLFSPTKYFVEEVVNSFDESDLHRTWIKVIATRNTRERSNRLENMCWRIWHLARKKKQIAWDDAQRLAKRRIEREQGRHDAAEDLSELSEGEKDIISSKGDNNDAASTTFEHNVITRINSEIQIWPDHDHDESMKSSSSSRKLYIVLISMHGLVRGQNMELGKDSDTGGQVKYVVELARALANTNGVYRVDLLTRQITSTDVDSSYGEPNEMLCCPTDATXCCGAYIVRLPCGPRNEYIPKESLWPHIQEFVDGALAHIVNMARVLGEQVNTGKPTWPYVIHGHYADGGEAAARLSAALNVPMVMTGHSLGRNKFEQLLKQGRFSKEDINATYRIMRRIEAEELAIDAAEMVVTSTHQEIDEQWGLYDGFDLKLERKLRVRRRRGVSCLGRYMPRMVVIPPGMDFSNLATTTDITESDSADLKSLINSGRGQQKPNLPPIWSEIMRFFTNPHKPIILALSRPDPKKNVTTLLKAYGECQALRELANLTLILGNRDDIEEMHNSSSVVLTTVLKLIDRYDLYGQVAYPKHHKQHDVPEIYRLAAKTKGVFINPALVEPFGLTIIEAAAYGLPVVATKNGGPVDILKALNNGVLVDPHDHKAIEDALLKLVADKNLWLDCRKNGLKNIHKFSWIEHCRNYLSHVEHCRNRHPTSRLEIMPVPEEPMSDSLKDVQDLSLRFSVEATIDFNSSENLDPATRQKELIEAITKSRSKGSSNGKVGATTYCPGRRQRLFVIAIDCYNESNGDFAESLLQPILKNVMKAAGLGGRTGFVLVTGSSLGETLEALKRCQINVQELDALVCSSGSEMYYPWIDLVADGDYESHIEYRWGGENVRSMAARLIRVEGTDEEDTKDYVGANRAKYCYSYSLKPGAKIQKVDDLRQRLRMRGFRCNLFFTRAASRLNVVPLYSSRAQSLRYLSVRWGIELSKMVVISGERGDTDTEDLLAGLQKNIIIKGCVECGSEKFLRSIDSYKREDVVPQNSPNIAISESYEAHHIKQALEALGIQ from the exons ATGGCGAGAAACGAATGGATAAATGGGTATTTGGAGGCAATCTTAGATATGGGGAAAAAGGGTGACGGGAAGCTGAACAATATTGCAAAGTTCGAAGTGAAAGAGAAAGATCATCAGGATAAGTTGTTTAGTCCAACTAAATACTTTGTCGAAGAAGTTGTTAATAGCTTCGATGAGTCAGATCTCCACAGGACTTGGATTAAG GTAATAGCCACAAGAAATACCCGTGAACGCAGCAATAGACTGGAGAATATGTGCTGGCGCATTTGGCATCTGGCCCGCAAGAAGAAACAg ATTGCATGGGATGACGCCCAAAGGTTGGCTAAAAGGCGTATAGAGAGGGAGCAGGGCAGGCATGACGCTGCCGAGGACCTCTCTGAGCTTTCCGAAGGTGAAAAGGACATTATTAGTAGTAAAGGAGATAACAATGATGCTGCTTCTACTACATTTGAGCACAATGTCATCACTCGAATCAACTCCGAGATTCAAATATGGCCAGACCATGATCACGATGAGAGTATgaagtcttcttcttcttcaagaaaGCTTTACATTGTGTTAATCAGTATGCATGGCTTGGTCCGCGGACAAAATATGGAGCTCGGCAAAGACTCCGACACTGGTGGTCAAGTCAAGTACGTGGTGGAACTTGCTAGAGCTCTAGCCAACACAAATGGAGTCTACCGTGTCGACCTTCTCACTCGGCAAATCACATCCACTGATGTTGACTCCTCCTACGGTGAGCCAAATGAGATGCTTTGCTGCCCCACCGACGCTAC GTGTTGTGGGGCTTACATAGTCCGCCTCCCTTGCGGACCTCGCAACGAGTACATTCCCAAGGAGTCTCTCTGGCCACACATACAGGAGTTCGTCGACGGGGCACTAGCTCACATAGTCAACATGGCTAGAGTCTTGGGAGAGCAAGTCAATACAGGAAAGCCTACGTGGCCTTACGTGATCCACGGTCACTACGCTGATGGTGGAGAGGCTGCAGCTCGACTTTCTGCTGCACTGAATGTGCCGATGGTGATGACGGGACATTCGCTGGGGCGGAATAAGTTCGAACAGTTGCTAAAACAGGGGAGATTTTCCAAGGAAGATATTAATGCCACATACAGGATCATGAGAAGGATTGAAGCCGAGGAGTTGGCCATTGATGCGGCAGAAATGGTGGTGACCAGTACTCATCAAGAGATCGATGAGCAGTGGGGACTGTATGATGGATTCGATCTCAAATTGGAGAGAAAGTTGAGAGTGAGAAGACGTCGCGGTGTGAGTTGTCTTGGCCGCTATATGCCAAGGATGGTGGTTATACCGCCAGGGATGGACTTCTCAAACCTCGCTACAACAACTGATATTACTGAATCAGATTCTGCTGATCTTAAATCATTAATAAACTCTGGTAGAGGTCAACAAAAACCCAATCTACCTCCTATATGGTCTGAGATAATGAGATTTTTCACCAACCCTCACAAGCCCATCATTCTTGCTCTGTCACGTCCTGACCCCAAGAAGAATGTTACTACATTGCTCAAGGCTTATGGAGAATGCCAAGCCCTTCGGGAGCTTGCCAACTtg ACGTTAATACTTGGCAATAGGGATGACATTGAAGAAATGCATAATAGCAGCTCCGTTGTGCTTACGACAGTGCTCAAGCTCATCGACAGGTACGATTTGTATGGTCAAGTGGCCTATCCCAAGCACCATAAGCAACATGATGTCCCCGAAATATATCGTCTTGCTGCGAAGACAAAG GGAGTATTCATCAACCCAGCTCTAGTGGAACCTTTTGGTCTCACAATTATAGAG GCGGCTGCATATGGCTTACCCGTCGTCGCCACTAAAAATGGAGGTCCTGTTGACATTTTGAAG GCATTAAATAATGGGGTCTTAGTCGATCCACATGACCATAAAGCCATAGAAGATGCACTTCTAAAGCTCGTGGCAGACAAAAACCTTTGGCTGGATTGCCGAAAGAATGGGCTAAAGAACATTCACAAGTTTTCATGGATAGAACATTGTCGAAACTACCTCTCCCACGTGGAACACTGCCGTAATCGCCACCCCACCAGCCGCCTTGAGATCATGCCTGTTCCAGAAGAGCCCATGAGTGATTCTCTCAAAGACGTACAAGACCTCTCTTTGAGATTCTCCGTGGAAGCTACAATAGACTTTAATTCCTCTGAAAACTTGGATCCAGCCACCAGGCAAAAGGAGCTAATTGAAGCCATTACAAAAAGTCGAAGCAAGGGCTCCTCCAATGGAAAGGTCGGAGCTACTACCTACTGCCCTGGCCGAAGGCAGAGGCTATTTGTAATAGCCATTGATTGTTACAACGAAAGCAATGGAGATTTTGCTGAAAGTTTGTTGCAGCCTATCTTGAAGAATGTGATGAAAGCTGCAGGCTTGGGTGGCCGAACAGGGTTTGTGCTTGTAACTGGTTCAAGCTTAGGAGAGACATTGGAAGCATTAAAAAGATGCCAAATCAATGTTCAAGAGTTGGATGCGCTCGTGTGCTCAAGTGGAAGTGAGATGTATTACCCTTGGATAGATTTGGTGGCTGATGGAGACTATGAGTCCCATATCGAGTATAGATGGGGCGGCGAGAACGTGCGGTCCATGGCAGCAAGGCTTATCAGGGTAGAAGGAACGGATGAGGAAGACACCAAAGACTATGTAGGAGCTAACCGAGCGAAGTACTGTTACTCCTACTCTCTCAAACCTGGAGCCAAG ATACAAAAGGTTGATGATCTAAGGCAAAGGCTGAGAATGAGAGGCTTCCGATGCAACCTTTTCTTTACACGAGCTGCATCTAGGTTGAATGTTGTGCCATTGTACTCTTCAAGAGCACAATCCCTAAG GTATCTTTCCGTTAGGTGGGGAATTGAACTCTCCAAAATGGTCGTCATCAGTGGAGAAAGAGGGGACACTGATACTGAAGACTTGCTCGCTGGGCTTCAGAAGAACATAATTATAAAAGGCTGTGTTGAGTGTGGCAGTGAAAAGTTTCTTCGGAGTATAGACAGTTACAAAAGAGAAGATGTTGTCCCACAAAATAGCCCTAATATTGCCATCTCAGAGAGTTATGAGGCGCATCATATCAAACAAGCTTTGGAAGCTCTTGGAATCCAGTGA